In one Nitrospirota bacterium genomic region, the following are encoded:
- a CDS encoding TIGR01212 family radical SAM protein (This family includes YhcC from E. coli K-12, an uncharacterized radical SAM protein.): MGNDIALRNNMEQRYNSFGQYMKKQFGATVYKVNIDAGFTCPNRDGSLGFGGCIYCNNDSFRPGSCKPTMSVKEQLRNGIAYLSRRYGVSKFLAYFQPYSNTYAPVEELEIFYKEALAEPAVIGLAIGTRPDCIDSEKLALLESLTEKHFILVEYGLQSIYEKTLSFINRGHDYKTFLDAVSLTRSKGIFVGAHLIVGFPTETREEMLNMAEEVSGLHLDFLKIHQLQVIKDTSLAQMYKENPFHTFEYEEYLNFVVDFIERLSPDIVLQRLFATAPDDILIAPRWDRSRHQITKDIQQRFIQRDTFQGKKYKGQGVTAPLSAL; this comes from the coding sequence TTGGGTAATGACATAGCATTAAGGAATAACATGGAACAGAGATATAACTCATTCGGACAGTACATGAAAAAGCAGTTCGGGGCAACTGTTTATAAGGTTAACATTGACGCTGGCTTTACGTGCCCGAACAGGGACGGCAGCCTCGGTTTCGGAGGCTGCATTTACTGCAACAATGACAGCTTCAGGCCCGGCTCATGCAAGCCCACGATGTCAGTAAAAGAGCAGTTAAGAAACGGCATTGCATATCTCAGCAGGAGATACGGAGTCAGCAAATTTCTGGCATATTTTCAGCCGTATTCAAACACTTATGCGCCTGTTGAAGAACTTGAAATCTTTTACAAAGAAGCCCTTGCCGAGCCCGCAGTCATCGGCCTTGCCATAGGCACGAGGCCTGACTGCATAGACAGTGAAAAACTCGCATTGCTTGAATCTTTAACAGAGAAACATTTTATCCTTGTAGAATACGGGCTTCAGTCCATATACGAAAAAACACTCAGTTTCATAAACAGGGGGCATGATTATAAAACTTTCCTTGATGCGGTTTCACTGACGCGGAGCAAAGGGATATTTGTTGGCGCGCATCTGATTGTGGGGTTTCCAACAGAGACAAGAGAAGAAATGCTCAATATGGCGGAGGAGGTTTCAGGGCTTCACCTTGATTTCTTGAAGATACATCAGCTTCAGGTCATAAAAGATACTTCGCTGGCGCAGATGTATAAAGAAAATCCTTTTCATACATTTGAATATGAAGAATATCTGAATTTTGTTGTGGATTTCATAGAGAGGCTTTCTCCTGATATTGTTCTTCAGCGGCTCTTTGCAACAGCCCCTGACGACATACTTATTGCGCCGAGATGGGACAGGAGCAGGCATCAGATTACAAAAGACATTCAGCAGAGGTTTATTCAAAGGGATACCTTTCAGGGGAAGAAGTATAAGGGGCAGGGGGTTACTGCCCCTTTATC
- a CDS encoding type II toxin-antitoxin system YafQ family toxin — MLNVKTTNKFEKDFELMIRQGKDIEKLKIIMRMLAREESLEQRHRDHKLTGSHISHRECHVEPDWLLVYKVDIKEQTITFVRTGSHSGLFG; from the coding sequence GTGCTAAATGTGAAAACCACAAACAAGTTCGAAAAAGATTTTGAACTGATGATCCGGCAGGGCAAGGATATAGAAAAACTAAAAATAATTATGCGAATGCTTGCACGCGAGGAAAGTCTTGAGCAGCGGCATAGAGACCATAAGTTGACAGGCAGCCATATCAGCCACAGAGAATGTCATGTAGAGCCTGACTGGCTGCTTGTTTATAAGGTGGATATAAAAGAGCAAACTATTACCTTTGTAAGAACCGGCAGCCACTCTGGGCTTTTTGGGTAA